A stretch of the Heterodontus francisci isolate sHetFra1 chromosome 10, sHetFra1.hap1, whole genome shotgun sequence genome encodes the following:
- the LOC137374141 gene encoding maestro heat-like repeat-containing protein family member 1: MKCRSDDALRFQECDLNPQLSEPQLIAVGILLQICHCCFTNCPLNRIIQIIRYNIRAKSSRETKGDFRLSILEHRGDGCLRSASQGIPSDQRFKLFILEDCGLEIGPRSPSFTVRLQSEEYTVITKMFPTASSKISSFLMALLKRLIDDDDLIRQEISHTIYRLGQQWPEYILLTCRYYLRQRVSLPDDQMTIILNTMEMIVKDNLSLITPSVAESLITSASMRMTTLIEAHQQSREAACNLMVTIGLRYLDEVLAVTLEDMKKGYPSHVYMVKALIRLSTVHVHGMVPFMKSILEIMIPVMMEVTSDYNKSVSAAALGAFSKNILLYEDNVETQPQPTVTIESFANEMNTAFDLLFNKWLEKEESPINIVIVEALGYTTALMPKDSLEIELPRLIPGILALYRIQSEHLAITRSLSHIIVTAISIRSQSLRTQMEALLSNLHEELCVPVDCDKWLVAENHNQILGCFTVLAQDHVNSLMEFLLPQLETNNPQNRQGTLTVLKHLIRVVPSQLESRKVQIVAGLKSALRGNNNNDNIKKLIVETIGAMAYEGFLDLEGGRTMVQFIIEQHVLSTDSRNRIPLDNDVDLVTHEDLSAQCETMLFTLTALESMEDILWPFLLQFMTLTQYSKGLKILSHCLIQLAKKKLQSGDENYFLIYKEKGNLPRPQALLTRLLLIACFPHEGEGRGSAVLRLLQVMSCNIHPATVKVWEEKIPLLVQDLMQSSEKSLPQQEWEEKLILFLSESLEAIDDERWTCQLRDDINQQITISHSYPQQKGFLFKCLGMVLQHTKSTDMKKEIQQMLQSAQHGETFEREGVAVGIGFCSITHFETTFSSLVDYSHLNLLQKTRSFLHIQNEESDLRVDNAQSTMVLCFGYLALNAPPDLVLPRIEDHIFPFLRDQLCQLGQRLKEESQDLTLTLSLIKSVTLMARAMQSNSQTVPLNFSRKRELLKYMQQLIGAEPTGLLQIPIQLSAMNACLHLLQVNPRLTEAENCQLLDICLRSIFTLVPVVSSQDQDGTPVNPEGGETLHSESMAALHRLLKQVLLQNLSPQGFQSVYKLVDHWVTSPRDCERERAVDTTLKLLAFYWQELNAESYQTVDNPVKKWKISPRDCERETTVDTTLELLKCYLQALNTGNIIAPIVLGSVVGRLLPRCADPVLAVRQGALDSLHILLKFQACYQGLNGEEQNEQGEILKTIGQRLASTDSSVLFQGCCELAQLISKHLPQDQLGNLLLTLFQGLVDHHPICSNIAAVIMRSIVERRGPELQDHLSETLEALHQQMQTITQEQVRFIVVDTFTLLTSQQLPAVVRCLLRFPGPVDEGTKSIWRLIAKKTQLTIPTLKQLIQEMNTSVPLNERSHSVAEDDSPDPLAVITAVYEIVSQLESAEAVNTLNSGLFSALFVHLSPCICELRQTENQLQTPSCESQDQYLSSVETLKTMLNRAQNEPIVNFIQEKGGWDLMQEPNTYNKGIALLAEAMGLFSQHQLLEIVMDLAPFLSTTQEGQGVTVAAFFTELSKCSFISNVDLTNILVNHLIRCLFHSSLAIRVLCARGLGNIPIGVMERHSADLLTTMTTILQSEEYHEEVFMIEVTSTLSKLLDQLGVNVVGPFCTAIAKGIRRFFEGKSAQVRAAAFTVFGSLAKCGYEPLRASFKEEIHLNLVSLLLHLDEESEDVCRACFSTLCSIAPFMDSQKVSAIIQEFSWEGSLKYEGFLNIFSSQLIKDFPRTIDSYIKCCMSFQEMGPRLRGNAAFLSAFLTQKTSRRRTWIEKLCCLRISR, translated from the exons GAGTATCCTGGAGCACAGGGGAGACGGGTGTCTGAGATCAGCATCCCAGGGGATTCCATCAGATCAAAGATTTAAACTGTTTATTCTAGAAGATTGCGGCCTAGAAATTGGGCCACGTAGCCCCAGTTTTACAG TGAGATTACAAAGTGAAGAATATACTGTGATCACAAAAATGTTCCCAACAGCAAGTAGCAAAATTAGCTCCTTCTTAATGGCTCTCTTAAAGAGACTGATCGATGATGATGACCTCATTCGACAGGAGATATCACATACCATATATAGACTGGGCCAGCAGTGGCCAGAATATATCCTCCTCACTTGCCGTTACTACCTCCGGCAACGTGTCTCACTCCCGGATGACCAGATGACTATCATTCTCAATACCATGGAGATGATTGTCAAAGACAATCTCAGCCTCATTACACCATCCGTGGCCGAGTCTCTCATCACTTCAGCTTCCATGAGAATGACAACATTAATCGAGGCACATCAGCAAAGCAGGGAAGCTGCATGTAACCTCATGGTGACCATTGGATTAAGGTATTTAGATGAAGTGCTGGCTGTTACACTGGAGGATATGAAGAAAGGGTATCCATCCCATGTGTATATGGTAAAAGCATTGATAAGGCTGTCAACAGTCCATGTCCATGGGATGGTCCCTTTCATGAAGTCCATTCTAGAGATCATGATTCCTGTAATGATGGAAGTAACATCTGATTACAATAAATCAGTGTCTGCCGCAGCACTGGGGGCTTTTAGCAAGAACATCCTGCTGTATGAGGATAATGTAGAGACACAGCCACAGCCAACGGTGACAATAGAATCCTTCGCCAATGAAATGAACactgcctttgacctgctcttcaaTAAGTGGCTTGAGAAGGAGGAGTCTCCAATAAATATCGTAATAGTGGAGGCTCTGGGCTACACCACAGCTTTGATGCCCAAAGACAGCCTAGAGATCGAACTGCCAAGATTAATTCCTGGAATCCTGGCTCTGTATCGAATTCAGTCTGAACACCTTGCAATCACCCGTAGCCTGTCCCATATCATAGTTACTGCCATCAGTATTCGAAGTCAAAGTCTGAGAACACAGATGGAGGCTCTACTTAGTAACTTGCATGAAGAGCTTTGTGTTCCAGTGGATTGTGATAAGTGGCTTGTTGCAGAGAATCACAATCAGATCCTTGGCTGCTTCACCGTTCTCGCCCAGGATCATGTCAACTCACTCATGGAATTTCTTCTCCCCCAGCTGGAGACCAACAATCCACAAAATAGACAGGGAACACTAACTGTCCTCAAGCACCTTATCAGGGTTGTTCCTTCACAGTTGGAGAGCAGGAAGGTCCAGATTGTGGCTGGTTTGAAATCAGCACTTCGAGGCAACAACAACAACGACAACATAAAGAAGCTGATTGTGGAGACAATCGGTGCCATGGCCTATGAAGGGTTCCTCGATCTAGAGGGAGGAAGAACAATGGTGCAGTTTATCATCGAGCAGCATGTTCTCTCCACAGACTCCAGGAACCGAATCCCATTGGACAATGATGTTGATCTGGTTACCCATGAGGATTTGAGTGCACAGTGTGAAACCATGTTGTTTACCCTGACAGCTCTGGAGAGTATGGAGGATATACTCTGGCCCTTCCTGCTACAATTCATGACCTTGACTCAATACAGCAAAGGGCTAAAAATTCTCTCTCACTGCTTAATACAACTAGCAAAGAAGAAGCTGCAATCTGGAGATGagaattatttcttgatttataaagAGAAAGGAAATCTGCCCAGACCTCAGGCACTGCTGACTCGGCTTCTACTTATAGCTTGTTTTCCCCATGAGGGAGAAGGCCGTGGTTCTGCCGTACTGAGGTTACTTCAGGTCATGAGTTGCAATatccacccagcaacagtgaaggtatGGGAAGAGAAGATTCCATTGCTCGTTCAGGATTTGATGCAGAGTTCAGAGAAAAGCTTGCCCCAGCAAGAATGGGAGGAGAAATTGATCCTCTTCTTGTCTGAATCTCTGGAAGCAATTGATGACGAGCGATGGACCTGCCAGTTGAGAGATGACATAAACCAACAGATCACAATCTCCCATAGTTATCCACAGCAGAAGGGCTTTCTATTCAAATGTCTTGGGATGGTGCTGCAGCACACAAAGAGCACAGACATGAAGAAGGAGATACAACAAATGCTGCAGAGTGCTCAGCACGGGGAAACatttgagagagagggtgtggctgTTGGAATTGGTTTCTGTTCTATCACTCACTTTGAAACCACTTTCAGCAGCCTAGTGGATTACAGTCATTTAAACCTGTTGCAGAAGACCAGAAGTTTCCTTCATATTCAAAACGAAGAGTCTGATCTTCGGGTGGACAATGCTCAAAGCACAATGGTTCTCTGCTTTGGGTATCTGGCACTCAATGCCCCACCAGACCTTGTTTTACCCCGAATCGAGGACCACATTTTTCCATTTCTAAGAGACCAACTCTGCCAACTTGGACAGCGGCTAAAAGAAGAATCCCAGGACTTGACACTGACACTGAGCCTGATAAAATCAGTGACTCTGATGGCCAGAGCAATGCAGTCCAATAGCCAGACAGTGCCCCTGAATTTCAGCAGGAAAAGGGAGTTACTGAAATACATGCAACAACTGATTGGGGCAGAGCCAACAGGATTGCTACAAATCCCTATTCAACTCTCAGCAATGAATGCTTGCCTGCATCTACTCCAAGTCAACCCAAGATTAACTGAAGCTGAAAACTGTCAGTTACTTGACATTTGCTTGAGGAGTATTTTCACTTTGGTTCCTGTGGTCTCCAGCCAGGACCAGGATGGTACACCTGTGAATCCAGAAGGGGGAGAGACACTTCACAGTGAAAGTATGGCTGCTCTACACAGGCTCCTGAAACAGGTTTTACTTCAGAACCTGTCCCCTCAGGGTTTCCAGTCCGTGTACAAGCTTGTAGATCACTGGGTAACATCACCAAGGGATTGTGAAAGGGAGAGAGCAGTAGACACCACCTTGAAACTGCTGGCTTTCTACTGGCAGGAGCTCAATGCTGAGAGTTACCAGACTGTGGACAATCCTGTAAAGAAATGGAAAATATCACCAAGGGATTGTGAAAGGGAGACAACAGTAGACACGACCTTGGAGCTGCTGAAATGTTATTTGCAGGCACTCAACACTGGAAATATAATAGCACCGATTGTCTTGGGGTCTGTAGTTGGTCGTCTGCTGCCACGATGTGCTGATCCCGTTCTTGCCGTGCGGCAGGGGGCCCTGGACAGTTTACACATTCTACTGAAGTTCCAGGCCTGTTACCAAGGTTTGAATGGAGAAGAGCAAAATGAGCAGGGGGAAATTCTGAAAACTATCGGCCAACGATTGGCGAGCACGGACAGCTCCGTCCTCTTTCAAGGATGCTGCGAGCTGGCACAGCTCATTTCCAAACACTTGCCCCAGGACCAGCTGGGAAACCTGCTCCTTACACTTTTCCAAGGCCTTGTTGACCATCACCCCATCTGTTCCAACATAGCTGCTGTTATCATGAGAAGCATTGTCGAGAGACGTGGCCCTGAGCTGCAAGATCATCTCTCAGAGACCCTCGAGGCGCTGCACCAGCAAATGCAGACAATCACCCAAGAGCAAGTGAGATTCATAGTTGTCGACACCTTCACCCTCCTCACGTCCCAGCAGCTGCCAGCCGTTGTGCGTTGTCTCCTCCGGTTCCCTGGACCTGTGGACGAGGGCACCAAGTCCATCTGGAGATTAATAGCAAAGAAAACTCAGCTGACTATTCCCACCTTAAAACAACTCATCCAAGAGATGAACACATCCGTGCCATTGAATGAAAGGAGCCATTCAGTGGCAGAGGATGACAGCCCTGATCCCCTGGCTGTTATAACTGCTGTGTATGAGATCGTCTCCCAGCTGGAGTCTGCAGAGGCTGTAAACACCTTAAATTCTGGCTTGTTCTCTGCTCTCTTCGTTCATCTGAGTCCCTGTATCTGTGAATTAAGGCAGACAGAAAACCAACTGCAGACACCATCGTGCGAAAGCCAAGACCAATACCTGTCCTCTGTGGAGACCCTGAAGACCATGTTGAATCGAGCGCAGAATGAACCGATTGTAAATTTCATCCAGGAGAAGGGAGGCTGGGATCTCATGCAGGAGCCGAACACCTACAACAAGGGGATTGCTCTGCTCGCTGAAGCCATGGGCTTATTCAGTCAGCACCAGTTGTTGGAGATTGTGATGGATCTTGCACCTTTCCTGTCAACTACACAGGAGGGTCAGGGAGTCACTGTGGCTGCCTTCTTCACCGAACTTTCAAAATGTTCATTCATCTCCAACGTGGATCTTACTAACATCCTCGTGAATCATTTGATCAGGTGCCTATTTCATTCTAGTCTGGCTATCAGGGTGCTGTGTGCTAGAGGACTGGGCAATATTCCGATTGGTGTGATGGAGAGACACTCTGCAGACCTGTTGACAACAATGACTACCATACTGCAGAGTGAGGAATACCACGAGGAGGTGTTCATGATTGAAGTGACATCAACCCTCTCTAAGCTCTTGGACCAGCTCGGTGTCAACGTTGTCGGACCATTCTGTACTGCCATTGCAAAAGGAATCCGACGTTTCTTTGAAGGGAAATCTGCCCAGGTTCGTGCTGCTGCATTTACCGTCTTTGGGTCTTTGGCCAAATGTGGATATGAACCTTTGAGGGCTTCCTTTAAGGAAGAGATCCACCTCAACCTGGTCAGTTTGTTACTGCACCTCGATGAAGAGAGTGAGGATGTCTGCAGGGCCTGTTTCTCCACATTGTGCTCAATCGCCCCTTTCATGGACTCGCAGAAGGTTTCTGCAATAATTCAGGAGTTTTCCTGGGAAGGCAGCCTGAAGTATGAGGGATTTTTAAACATCTTTTCCTCACAGTTGATCAAAGATTTTCCCAGGACGATTGACTCATATATAAAATGCTGCATGTCCTTCC